Within Oncorhynchus keta strain PuntledgeMale-10-30-2019 unplaced genomic scaffold, Oket_V2 Un_contig_19496_pilon_pilon, whole genome shotgun sequence, the genomic segment aacaatacccaaagtaccagagaatgtctttaaacacactagctttatggaacaatacccaacgtaccagagcatgtctttaacaaaacacactagctttatggaacaatacccaaagtaccagagcatgtctttaaacacactagctttatggaacaatacccaaagtaccagagcatgtctttaaacacactagctttatggaacaatacccaaagtaccagagcatgtctttaaacacactagctttatggaacaatacccaacgtaccagagcatgtctttaaacacactAGCTTATGGAACGGCGGTGTGACCTCTTGCTGACCTGGTAGTTCATCCtgttggtagtgtgtgtgtgtgagttaccTGGAAGTAGTTCATCCTGTTGGAGAGTGTGACGACAAAGCCGGGGTCGTTGTGGATGGTCTTGTCACAGAAGATAACGTCCACTCGGTGGTAGAGGTCCCGGAAGTAGTCCTTGGCTGTGGGCAGTTCACTGCTGTCGTTCTCTGGGTCgtctctgaggagaggagaggaggaggaggaggaggaggagaggagagaggagacgaaACAGAGACATTAGCTGGGAGAGGCTAGTCAATATGTTACCCGAATTCTCCAAACACAATGTGTTGAGATGACCAGAACATTCTCTACAACAGGGCTCTCCATCTCGCTTCCCTCCTGCGGGTTGTTGTTAGATTCCCATGTTGGAATGACTTACTTCTGGAAGACGATGATGTCTCCGTCCATGAGCTCATCCAGGGCCTTGTC encodes:
- the LOC127920425 gene encoding ubiquitin carboxyl-terminal hydrolase 7-like, which encodes MDGDIIVFQKDDPENDSSELPTAKDYFRDLYHRVDVIFCDKTIHNDPGFVVTLSNRMNYFQVAKTVAQRLNTDPMLLQFFKSQGYRDGPGNPLRHNYEGTLRDLLQFFKPRQPRNSTTNS